A single region of the Enterobacter cloacae complex sp. R_G8 genome encodes:
- the cheR gene encoding protein-glutamate O-methyltransferase CheR, giving the protein MTSPMPPGQTSLLLQMTQRLALSDAHFRRICQLIYQRAGIVLADHKRDMVYNRLVRRLRTLGLDDFGRYLSMLEANQNSAEWQAFINSLTTNLTAFFREAHHFPVLAEHARRRSGEYRVWSAAASTGEEPYSLAITLADTLGMAPGRWKVYASDIDTEVLEKARNGVYRQDELKTLSPQQLQRYFMRGTGPHEGLVRVRQELANCVEFAPVNLLDKQYNVPGPFDAIFCRNVMIYFDKTTQQDILRRFVPLLKPDGLLFAGHSENFSNLVREFSLRGQTVYALSKEKA; this is encoded by the coding sequence ATGACATCACCAATGCCCCCAGGGCAAACGTCATTATTGTTGCAGATGACACAGCGCCTCGCGCTGTCCGACGCGCATTTTCGTCGGATATGTCAGTTAATTTACCAGCGTGCAGGGATCGTGCTTGCTGACCATAAGCGAGACATGGTCTACAACCGTCTGGTACGGCGCTTGCGTACGCTGGGGCTGGATGATTTTGGTCGCTACCTGAGCATGCTCGAAGCGAATCAGAACAGCGCCGAGTGGCAGGCTTTTATCAACTCGTTAACCACCAACCTGACGGCCTTTTTCCGTGAAGCTCATCACTTCCCGGTGCTGGCAGAGCACGCCCGTCGCCGCAGTGGGGAGTATCGCGTCTGGAGTGCGGCGGCCTCGACCGGTGAAGAGCCGTACTCGCTGGCGATCACCCTTGCCGATACCCTGGGAATGGCGCCGGGACGCTGGAAAGTGTACGCCAGCGATATTGATACCGAAGTGCTGGAGAAGGCGCGTAACGGCGTGTATCGCCAGGATGAACTGAAGACGCTGTCGCCTCAGCAGTTACAGCGTTATTTCATGCGCGGTACCGGCCCGCATGAAGGGCTGGTGCGCGTGCGTCAGGAGCTGGCGAACTGTGTTGAATTCGCGCCGGTTAACCTGCTGGATAAGCAGTACAACGTGCCGGGGCCGTTCGACGCCATTTTCTGCCGTAACGTCATGATCTATTTTGATAAAACGACGCAACAGGACATTCTGCGTCGGTTTGTTCCGTTGCTCAAGCCTGACGGTTTACTGTTTGCCGGGCACTCGGAAAACTTCAGCAACCTCGTGCGTGAGTTTAGCCTGCGTGGGCAAACGGTATATGCGCTGAGTAAGGAAAAAGCATGA
- a CDS encoding chemotaxis response regulator protein-glutamate methylesterase, translating to MSKIRVLSVDDSALMRQIMTEIINSHSDMEMVATAPDPLVARDLIKKYNPDVLTLDVEMPRMDGIDFLEKLMRLRPMPVVMVSSLTGKGSEITLRALELGAVDFVTKPQLGIREGMLAYSEMIAEKIRTASRAKLAAHTPTAVPATLKAGPLLSSEKLLVIGASTGGTEAIRHVLQPLPLSSPGILITQHMPPGFTRSFAERLNKLCQISVKEAEDGERVLPGHAYIAPGDKHMELARSGANYQIKIHDGPPVNRHRPSVDVLFHSVAKHAGRNAVGVILTGMGNDGAAGMLAMHQAGAWTIAQNEASCVVFGMPREAINMGGVSEVVDLSQVSQQMLAKISAGQAIRI from the coding sequence ATGAGTAAAATCAGGGTATTGTCTGTCGATGATTCGGCGCTGATGCGCCAGATCATGACTGAAATCATCAATAGCCACAGCGACATGGAGATGGTCGCTACCGCGCCGGATCCGCTGGTAGCGCGGGATTTAATTAAAAAATATAACCCCGACGTGCTGACGCTGGATGTCGAGATGCCGCGCATGGATGGCATAGATTTCCTTGAGAAGTTGATGCGTTTGCGTCCGATGCCGGTGGTGATGGTTTCATCCCTGACCGGGAAAGGTTCGGAAATCACCCTGCGTGCGCTGGAGCTGGGGGCGGTGGATTTCGTCACCAAACCCCAGCTTGGCATTCGTGAAGGCATGCTGGCGTACAGCGAAATGATCGCCGAGAAGATCCGCACCGCGTCGCGCGCCAAACTCGCCGCTCACACGCCAACGGCTGTTCCGGCAACGTTGAAGGCGGGGCCGTTACTCAGCTCGGAAAAACTACTGGTGATTGGCGCATCAACCGGAGGAACAGAGGCAATTCGCCATGTACTCCAGCCATTGCCGCTTTCCAGTCCGGGTATTCTGATCACTCAGCATATGCCGCCAGGTTTTACCCGCTCGTTCGCGGAGCGTCTGAACAAGCTGTGCCAGATCAGCGTGAAAGAGGCGGAAGATGGCGAGCGTGTACTCCCGGGGCATGCCTATATCGCACCGGGCGATAAGCATATGGAGCTGGCGCGCAGCGGCGCTAACTATCAAATCAAAATTCATGACGGGCCGCCGGTTAACCGGCACCGTCCGTCGGTGGATGTGCTGTTTCATTCGGTGGCGAAACATGCGGGGCGCAACGCCGTTGGGGTGATCCTGACGGGGATGGGCAACGATGGTGCCGCCGGAATGCTTGCAATGCACCAGGCTGGCGCCTGGACGATTGCGCAGAATGAAGCAAGTTGTGTGGTGTTCGGCATGCCGCGCGAAGCCATCAATATGGGTGGCGTGAGCGAAGTGGTCGATCTTAGCCAGGTGAGCCAGCAGATGCTGGCGAAAATCAGTGCCGGACAGGCAATACGTATTTGA
- the cheY gene encoding chemotaxis response regulator CheY translates to MADKELKFLVVDDFSTMRRIVRNLLKELGFNNVEEAEDGVDALNKLQAGGFGFVISDWNMPNMDGLELLKTIRADAGMASMPVLMVTAEAKKENIIAAAQAGASGYVVKPFTAATLEEKLGKIFEKLGM, encoded by the coding sequence ATGGCGGATAAAGAGCTTAAGTTTTTGGTTGTGGATGACTTTTCCACCATGCGTCGCATCGTGCGCAACCTGCTGAAAGAGTTGGGCTTCAACAACGTTGAAGAAGCAGAAGACGGCGTGGATGCGCTGAACAAACTGCAGGCGGGCGGGTTTGGTTTTGTTATCTCTGACTGGAACATGCCGAACATGGATGGTCTGGAACTGCTGAAAACCATCCGCGCGGACGCGGGCATGGCTTCAATGCCGGTGCTGATGGTGACCGCAGAAGCGAAAAAAGAGAACATCATTGCCGCGGCACAGGCGGGCGCAAGCGGCTATGTGGTGAAACCTTTCACCGCGGCGACCCTGGAAGAGAAGCTCGGTAAGATCTTCGAGAAACTCGGCATGTGA
- the cheZ gene encoding protein phosphatase CheZ: MMQPAMKPVEEHSPSDIIARIGSLTRMLRDSLRELGLDQAIAEAAEAIPDARDRLDYVVQMTAQAAERALNSVEASQPHQDAMEKGAKALTKRWDEWFENPIELADARELVTDTRQFLGDVPGHTSFTNAQLLDIMMAQDFQDLTGQVIKRMMDVIQEIERQLLMVLLENIPEPAARPKRENESLLNGPQLDATKAGVVASQDQVDDLLDSLGF; this comes from the coding sequence ATGATGCAACCTGCTATGAAACCCGTTGAAGAACATTCGCCCAGCGATATCATTGCCCGCATCGGCAGCCTGACACGCATGCTGCGTGACAGCCTGCGTGAACTGGGGCTGGACCAGGCTATCGCAGAAGCGGCGGAAGCAATTCCTGACGCGCGTGACCGTCTGGACTATGTTGTGCAGATGACCGCGCAAGCGGCTGAACGTGCGCTGAACAGCGTTGAAGCGTCACAACCGCACCAGGATGCGATGGAAAAGGGCGCGAAGGCGCTGACCAAACGCTGGGATGAGTGGTTTGAGAACCCTATCGAGCTGGCGGATGCCCGCGAGCTGGTGACGGATACCCGTCAGTTCCTGGGTGATGTACCGGGCCACACCAGCTTTACCAACGCTCAGCTGCTGGACATCATGATGGCGCAGGATTTCCAGGACCTGACCGGTCAGGTTATCAAGCGCATGATGGATGTCATTCAGGAGATTGAACGTCAGCTGCTGATGGTGCTGCTCGAGAACATCCCGGAACCGGCTGCACGTCCGAAACGCGAGAACGAAAGCCTGCTCAATGGCCCACAACTCGACGCCACCAAAGCGGGCGTGGTGGCAAGCCAGGATCAGGTAGACGACCTGCTGGACAGCCTCGGCTTCTGA
- the flhB gene encoding flagellar biosynthesis protein FlhB — protein MAEENDDKTEAPTPHRLEKAREEGQIPRSRELTSLLILIVGVCIIWWGGESLARKLAGMLSAGLRFDHSMVNDPNLILSQIIQLIKGAMVALLPLITGVVLVALISPVMLGGLVFSTKSLQPKFSKLNPLSGIAKMFSAQTGAELLKAILKAALMGSAAGFYLWHNWPEMMRLISESPLTAMSNALNLVGLCALLVVLSIIPMVGFDVIFQLYSHFKKLRMSRQDIRDEYKQMEGDPHVKGRIRQMQRAAARRRMMEDVPKADVIVTNPTHYSVALQYDENKMSAPKVVAKGAGLIALRIREIGTENRVPILEAPPLARALYRHAEIGQQIPGQLYAAVAEVLAWVWQLKRWRLAGGQRPVKPENLPVPAALDFMNEKDTDG, from the coding sequence GTGGCAGAAGAGAACGACGACAAAACAGAAGCCCCCACACCCCACCGACTTGAAAAAGCGCGTGAGGAAGGGCAGATCCCCCGATCCCGAGAGCTGACATCCCTGCTGATCCTTATTGTGGGTGTGTGCATCATCTGGTGGGGTGGGGAGTCGCTCGCCCGAAAACTGGCGGGGATGCTCTCTGCCGGCTTACGTTTCGACCACAGTATGGTCAACGACCCAAACCTTATCCTCAGCCAGATTATTCAGCTTATTAAAGGGGCCATGGTCGCGCTGCTGCCCCTCATTACCGGGGTTGTGCTGGTTGCGCTGATCTCGCCGGTGATGCTCGGCGGCCTGGTCTTCAGCACCAAATCGCTGCAACCGAAATTTTCCAAACTGAACCCGCTGTCGGGCATCGCGAAAATGTTCTCCGCCCAGACCGGGGCAGAACTGCTTAAAGCCATTCTCAAAGCGGCGCTGATGGGCAGTGCTGCGGGATTTTACCTCTGGCATAACTGGCCGGAAATGATGCGGCTTATCAGCGAATCTCCTCTTACCGCGATGAGCAATGCGCTGAATCTGGTCGGACTCTGTGCGCTGCTGGTGGTCCTCAGCATCATCCCGATGGTGGGATTCGACGTTATCTTCCAGCTGTATAGCCACTTCAAAAAACTGCGCATGTCGCGCCAGGATATCCGCGACGAATATAAGCAGATGGAGGGTGACCCGCACGTGAAAGGGCGTATCCGCCAGATGCAGCGCGCCGCCGCCCGTCGACGGATGATGGAAGATGTGCCGAAAGCCGACGTTATCGTCACCAACCCGACCCACTATTCCGTTGCGCTGCAGTATGACGAGAACAAAATGAGCGCGCCGAAAGTGGTGGCGAAGGGGGCGGGCTTAATCGCCCTGCGCATCCGCGAGATTGGCACGGAAAACCGGGTGCCAATACTGGAAGCACCGCCGCTGGCGCGAGCGTTGTACCGCCACGCTGAAATTGGACAACAGATCCCAGGACAACTCTACGCCGCCGTGGCGGAAGTACTGGCCTGGGTATGGCAGTTGAAACGCTGGCGTCTGGCCGGCGGTCAACGACCTGTGAAACCTGAGAACCTTCCGGTGCCTGCTGCGCTGGATTTTATGAACGAGAAGGACACTGATGGCTAA
- the flhA gene encoding flagellar biosynthesis protein FlhA — translation MANLVAMLRLPGNLKSTQWQILAGPILILLILSMMVLPLPAFILDLLFTFNIALSIMVLLVAMFTQRTLEFAAFPTILLFTTLLRLALNVASTRIILMEGHTGAAAAGKVVEAFGHFLVGGNFAIGIVVFVILVIINFMVITKGAGRIAEVGARFVLDGMPGKQMAIDADLNAGLIAEDEAKKRRAEVTQEADFYGSMDGASKFVRGDAIAGILIMVINVVGGLLVGVLQHGMDMGHAAESYTLLTIGDGLVAQIPALVISTAAGVIVTRVSTDQDVGEQMVGQLFSNPRVMLLAAAVLGLLGLVPGMPNLVFLLFTAALLGLAWWMRGREMKPAAEPVPVKMPENTQAVEATWNDVQLEDSLGMEVGYRLIPMVDFQQDGELLGRIRSIRKKFAQDMGFLPPVVHIRDNMDLPPARYRILMKGVEIGSGDAYPGRWLAINPGTAAGTLPGEQTIDPAFGLAAIWIESALKEQAQIQGYTVVEASTVVATHLNHLIGQFSAELFGRQEAQQLLDRVSQEMPKLTEDLVPGVLTLTTLHKVLQNLLDEKVPIRDMRTILETLAEHAPLQSDPHELTAVVRVALGRAITQQWFPGTGEVQVIGLDTPLERLLLQALQGGGGLEPGLADRLLAQTQEALARQEMLGAPPVLLVNHALRPLLSRFLRRSLNQLVVLSNLELSDNRHIRMTATIGGK, via the coding sequence ATGGCTAATCTGGTGGCAATGTTGCGCCTGCCCGGCAACCTGAAATCGACCCAATGGCAGATCCTTGCCGGGCCGATCCTCATCCTGCTAATCCTGTCGATGATGGTATTGCCGCTGCCGGCATTCATCCTCGATCTGCTTTTCACTTTCAACATTGCGTTGTCCATTATGGTGCTGCTGGTGGCGATGTTCACCCAGCGTACCCTTGAGTTCGCGGCGTTCCCGACCATTCTGCTGTTTACCACCTTGCTGCGACTGGCGCTGAACGTGGCGTCCACGCGTATCATCCTGATGGAAGGGCATACCGGTGCGGCAGCGGCCGGTAAAGTGGTCGAGGCGTTCGGCCACTTCCTCGTGGGCGGTAACTTTGCCATCGGCATCGTGGTGTTCGTCATCCTCGTTATCATCAACTTTATGGTTATCACTAAAGGTGCGGGGCGTATCGCGGAAGTTGGCGCGCGCTTTGTGCTGGACGGGATGCCAGGTAAGCAGATGGCGATCGACGCCGACCTCAACGCCGGACTCATCGCGGAAGATGAAGCGAAAAAACGCCGTGCGGAAGTGACCCAGGAAGCGGACTTCTACGGCTCGATGGACGGTGCGAGTAAGTTTGTGCGTGGTGATGCCATCGCGGGCATTCTCATCATGGTGATTAACGTGGTGGGCGGCCTGCTGGTGGGTGTTCTGCAGCATGGCATGGACATGGGACACGCGGCGGAAAGCTATACGCTGCTGACCATCGGTGACGGTCTGGTGGCCCAGATCCCGGCGCTGGTGATTTCGACCGCCGCGGGCGTGATCGTCACCCGCGTCAGTACCGATCAGGACGTTGGTGAGCAGATGGTCGGGCAGCTGTTCAGCAACCCGCGCGTCATGCTGCTGGCGGCGGCGGTGCTGGGTCTGCTCGGTCTGGTGCCGGGCATGCCGAACCTGGTGTTCCTGCTGTTCACGGCGGCGCTGCTGGGCCTGGCCTGGTGGATGCGTGGCCGCGAAATGAAACCGGCGGCAGAACCTGTGCCGGTTAAAATGCCGGAGAACACGCAGGCCGTGGAAGCCACCTGGAACGACGTTCAACTGGAAGATTCCCTGGGGATGGAAGTGGGTTACCGTCTGATCCCGATGGTCGATTTCCAGCAGGATGGCGAGCTGCTTGGCCGCATTCGCAGTATCCGTAAAAAATTCGCTCAGGATATGGGCTTCCTGCCGCCGGTTGTGCACATCCGCGACAACATGGATCTTCCGCCAGCACGCTACCGTATTCTGATGAAAGGGGTAGAGATTGGCAGCGGTGATGCGTATCCGGGGCGCTGGCTGGCGATTAACCCGGGCACAGCCGCCGGTACGCTGCCGGGTGAACAGACTATCGATCCCGCGTTTGGTCTGGCCGCTATCTGGATTGAAAGCGCGCTGAAAGAGCAGGCACAAATTCAGGGGTATACCGTGGTGGAAGCCAGTACCGTGGTGGCCACCCATCTTAACCACCTGATTGGGCAGTTCTCAGCAGAACTGTTTGGCCGCCAGGAAGCTCAGCAGTTGCTTGACCGCGTGAGCCAGGAGATGCCGAAGCTGACGGAAGATCTGGTGCCGGGCGTGCTGACGTTGACCACGCTGCATAAGGTGCTGCAAAACCTGCTTGATGAAAAAGTGCCGATCCGCGATATGCGCACCATTCTGGAAACCCTCGCCGAGCATGCGCCGCTGCAAAGCGATCCGCACGAACTGACGGCGGTGGTGCGTGTGGCGCTGGGCCGCGCAATCACGCAGCAGTGGTTCCCGGGCACCGGTGAAGTGCAGGTGATTGGCCTTGATACACCGCTGGAACGCCTGCTGCTGCAGGCCCTGCAGGGCGGTGGCGGGCTGGAGCCAGGTCTTGCGGACCGTCTGCTGGCGCAAACTCAGGAGGCGCTGGCGCGCCAGGAGATGCTGGGGGCGCCACCGGTGCTGCTGGTTAACCATGCGCTACGTCCGCTGCTGTCACGCTTCCTGCGTCGTAGCCTGAACCAGCTGGTTGTGCTGTCGAATCTGGAGCTGTCTGATAATCGCCATATTCGTATGACGGCGACGATTGGAGGTAAATAA
- a CDS encoding flagellar protein FlhE, giving the protein MRKWLMLLLFPLVAQAAGEGTWQASSIGVTLSNRGVAMSSRPLAPSEPVSGQMSLVVWNYTLIGPTPAGLQVRLCSQSRCTEIDGENGTTQAFNGVPAVEPLRFIWEVPGGGRLIPALKVQSNSVIVNYR; this is encoded by the coding sequence ATGCGTAAGTGGTTAATGCTCTTACTCTTCCCGCTGGTGGCGCAGGCCGCCGGAGAAGGTACCTGGCAGGCCAGCAGCATTGGCGTGACCCTCAGCAACCGTGGCGTGGCGATGTCGTCGCGCCCGCTGGCACCCTCTGAACCGGTGTCCGGTCAGATGAGCCTGGTGGTGTGGAACTACACGCTGATTGGCCCGACGCCCGCCGGGCTGCAGGTGCGTCTGTGCTCCCAGAGCCGCTGCACGGAAATCGACGGAGAGAATGGCACCACCCAGGCGTTCAACGGCGTACCTGCTGTAGAGCCTTTACGCTTTATCTGGGAGGTGCCAGGCGGCGGACGCTTGATCCCGGCGCTCAAGGTGCAGAGTAATTCCGTTATCGTTAACTACCGCTAG